Genomic window (Jeotgalibaca ciconiae):
AAGGAAAGTGAATGCAAAATGATATCCTATAAAGAAGCAAAAACAATGGAAGAAGTACAAAGTTTTATAAAGAACCATCATTTTGCGCTTGTTTATATTTCCCGTATTAATTGTAGTGTCTGCCATGCCGTGCTTCCGCAAGTGCAAAATCTTTTAGCAGATTTTCCTGAAATTCAAATGATAAAAGCAGACGCTGATCAAATTCCTACTGTAGCCGGTGAATTCAGTGTATTTACGGTCCCTGCTATCCTTCTTTTCGTAAATGGAAAAGAAATGATACGCAAAGCTCGTTTTGTAGTTATGGGTGAATTAGAACATCAATTAAGACAAATCGTTACAAATTATTAAAATAAGTGGAGGATTTATGACAAAGAAATATTTAGTTGCGAAAACATTTAAGAAGAAAGGCAGTGCAGCGATTTTATTGGAGCAGGTATCGGATTTTCTATCCTATATTCCTGAACTAGAAGGAATGTTTAAGCGAAATGCCGAATTTCTGATTATAAGCAAAGAAGATGAGTTAGAGTTGGATGAGGCATGGCCAGAATACGCACCTTTTCAGCTAGAAGAAAATAAACAGGATTTTGAAAAAGCTTTAAAAGAAAAAACGAGCCGGGAGAAAAAGTGAATGAAGCAATCGATTGTTTTAGCCAGCCAATCTCCGCGCCGCAAAGAATGGTTATCACTTTGTGTCAGCGATTTTTCTGTTATTTCAGCGGATATTGATGAAAAGTCCATCGAGAAGCAAATACTAAAAACGAACAACGAAGAGCCTTTTCTTCTAACTGCAAGTCGTTTAGTAGAAATGTTGGCAGCTGAGAAAGCCCGTGTAATTTTCAAAAAACAACCGATGAGTATTGTCATTGGAGCCGATACAGTGGTCGTGCATGAAAACCGTATTTTAGGTAAACCTCTCGATGAATCACAAGCATATGAAATGCTTCGTTCCTACGCAGGGAAAACTCATTCCGTTGTTACGGGAGTGAGTATCAAAAACTCGGAAAAGGAAATAACTTTTTCAGTCGAAAGCAAAGTGACGTTTTGGGATTGGAACAAACAGATGGAACAAGAAGTTTTTGATTATATTAAAACGGGAAATCCCATGGATAAAGCAGGAGCGTATGGTATCCAAGAGATGCCTAGTTTATGGGTCAAAGAGATTTCTGGTGATTATCCTAATATTGTTGGATTGCCAATCTCTTATGTAAACCGAGCGCTTTATGAATTTGAGTAAGAAAAAGAAGCCAAAGAGCGTGATGAGTAGCGCGCTTTGGCTTCTTTTTGAAAAGTATGTATAGAAGTTTTTGACTCAAGAAGCTTTGGCTTTTTGGTCGCGGTCATATAGAAAAACACAAAGAATCATAAGGCCTAGAGCTACTCCGATTGCTGCCATTCCATAGAAAATTCCGAATTGATCAGATAAAGCTCCCGTTATTGTTGGCATCACAATGGATCCGATACCACCTAATACCAGTAAAATTCCCATAGCCATGGGGTAATCTTTGATAAATCCACCGGTAGCTGCAATCGTAGTTGGATAAATACCCGCCATAGAAAGCCCAAGCCCGAGAATAGCAAATGTAATCATCATTTGATTTCTTGAAGCTAATAAAACAACGAAGAATAGGGTAGTTGTTAATGTTAAAGCATATAGTACGTAGATTCTTGGAAAACGATCACCTATAGCGGAAACTGCTAAACGCCCTAGCAATACACCAACCCACAAGAGGGATGCCAAGAATTGAGAGTACCCAATCGTGAGAATTCCCGAATCCACAAAATATTTAACAAGCCAGCCATTAATGGTTGATTCCCCACAAAGATAGAAAAATAGCGTACCAGCTAAAATCCAGAAAGTCTTTTTCTTCATAAAATCATAGGAAACTACTTTTTTCTTTCTTTCAACAGGTTCTTCAGGCATTTTCATGCGGGAGAAAAAGAAGATAGAGAGTGCTGTAAGAATAATAATAACCACCCCAGCTAGACGCCAGCCATTTACGCCGATTAGGTGAACAGCTCCAATGACTAAGTAAGGAGCCAACAAAGCACCAATTGCAAAAATACTATGCAAGAAACTCAAAGCTGCAGAACTACTATTAGAAATTTCATTTACAATGGAGTTGTTAAAGTTTGAAATACTTCCACGACTCAAACCTGTAAAGAAGAAAGACAGGATAAGTAAGAAGGGATTTCCGGTCGTAATCATCAGTAAAAATCCAGCTGTTACAAAACTACTTAAAAAGATAATGGCTTTTTTTCTGCCCAAATAAATAGGGAGAATTCCAGCAATGAAACTAGCTAGTAAATTTCCAACATAGTGAGAAGATAACAAGGAACCACTTACTGTGTCACTTAAATTATAAGCTTCACTGATGTAAGGTAAAAGGGAGCCCATAATCATTCCGTATAAACCGTTTACAGCGAATACATAATAAACGCATTTCATGATATATTTCTCGTCAGCATTCAAACGTGTATAAAATGATTCATTTTTCAAAGTTATTCCTCCATTTTTTTATAAATAAGAAATGCAGTTTCTTTATAAGAAACAACTTCTATTAT
Coding sequences:
- a CDS encoding MFS transporter, which translates into the protein MKNESFYTRLNADEKYIMKCVYYVFAVNGLYGMIMGSLLPYISEAYNLSDTVSGSLLSSHYVGNLLASFIAGILPIYLGRKKAIIFLSSFVTAGFLLMITTGNPFLLILSFFFTGLSRGSISNFNNSIVNEISNSSSAALSFLHSIFAIGALLAPYLVIGAVHLIGVNGWRLAGVVIIILTALSIFFFSRMKMPEEPVERKKKVVSYDFMKKKTFWILAGTLFFYLCGESTINGWLVKYFVDSGILTIGYSQFLASLLWVGVLLGRLAVSAIGDRFPRIYVLYALTLTTTLFFVVLLASRNQMMITFAILGLGLSMAGIYPTTIAATGGFIKDYPMAMGILLVLGGIGSIVMPTITGALSDQFGIFYGMAAIGVALGLMILCVFLYDRDQKAKAS
- a CDS encoding DUF6718 family protein, with the protein product MTKKYLVAKTFKKKGSAAILLEQVSDFLSYIPELEGMFKRNAEFLIISKEDELELDEAWPEYAPFQLEENKQDFEKALKEKTSREKK
- a CDS encoding Maf family protein, producing MKQSIVLASQSPRRKEWLSLCVSDFSVISADIDEKSIEKQILKTNNEEPFLLTASRLVEMLAAEKARVIFKKQPMSIVIGADTVVVHENRILGKPLDESQAYEMLRSYAGKTHSVVTGVSIKNSEKEITFSVESKVTFWDWNKQMEQEVFDYIKTGNPMDKAGAYGIQEMPSLWVKEISGDYPNIVGLPISYVNRALYEFE
- a CDS encoding thioredoxin family protein, which codes for MEEVQSFIKNHHFALVYISRINCSVCHAVLPQVQNLLADFPEIQMIKADADQIPTVAGEFSVFTVPAILLFVNGKEMIRKARFVVMGELEHQLRQIVTNY